One stretch of Acidobacteriota bacterium DNA includes these proteins:
- a CDS encoding sulfatase-like hydrolase/transferase, which yields MPHTPPIDFDGDPEVLDRPVEGVTGGRTSDVVYELDMQLGALVAKLRDEGLLKNTIIFFTSDNGALWPNVVEYGDPRHDNNGPFRDYKASVYEGGHRVPFIVRWGDGTAAGSKIAPGTVSDQLIVNHDWVATMYELTGQTMAEDQAMDSASLLPILTGTQKGPLHEFLIYQAGFAYDGAIREGSMVLLVDRENEATELYDLSTDIGQEHDLIADPEYSDVVARLRAKFLEYNDHDNNTFDEPRTTPRVVIAGD from the coding sequence GTGCCGCACACTCCGCCGATCGACTTCGACGGCGATCCGGAGGTGCTCGACCGGCCGGTCGAGGGAGTCACGGGCGGGAGGACCTCCGACGTCGTCTACGAGCTCGACATGCAGCTCGGCGCACTCGTGGCCAAGCTTCGCGACGAGGGACTGCTCAAGAACACCATCATCTTCTTCACCAGCGACAACGGCGCGCTCTGGCCGAACGTCGTCGAGTACGGCGATCCGCGACACGACAACAACGGCCCGTTCCGGGACTACAAGGCCTCCGTTTACGAAGGAGGGCATCGTGTCCCGTTCATCGTGCGATGGGGCGATGGCACCGCCGCGGGATCGAAGATTGCCCCGGGGACCGTATCCGACCAGCTCATCGTCAACCACGACTGGGTGGCGACGATGTACGAGCTGACCGGGCAGACCATGGCCGAGGACCAGGCGATGGATTCGGCGTCGCTGCTCCCGATCCTCACCGGGACACAGAAGGGTCCACTCCATGAATTCCTGATCTACCAGGCGGGCTTCGCCTACGACGGCGCGATCCGGGAGGGGAGCATGGTGCTCCTGGTCGACCGCGAGAACGAGGCGACCGAGCTTTACGACCTCTCGACCGACATCGGCCAGGAGCACGATCTCATCGCCGATCCGGAGTACAGCGATGTGGTTGCCCGCCTGCGCGCGAAGTTCCTCGAGTACAACGACCACGACAACAACACCTTCGACGAGCCTCGTACGACTCCGCGGGTGGTCATCGCCGGAGATTGA